A portion of the Sphaerochaeta pleomorpha str. Grapes genome contains these proteins:
- a CDS encoding DeoR/GlpR family DNA-binding transcription regulator: protein MVGISSREEQILELLRSGEEYPVNRLSQVLGVSAVTIRGDLRDLDAKGLVVRSHGSVVAASCPQSSRRDSSNTQEKELIAKAAASLVHDGDCIMVTNGSTCSLIARYLFGRKNVKIVTNSTLLLPYGRANTGLDITIVGGEYRPQAEALVGPAAIAQIEAYHVSITFFGTDGITLEHGLTTALIENAQVVQRMCSQATRRVLCVDSSKVGNRGFVRIMPVTEIDTIVTDSGFPKDLASQLEELGVEVILAQ, encoded by the coding sequence ATGGTTGGAATTTCTTCTCGAGAGGAACAGATTCTCGAATTGCTCAGAAGTGGCGAAGAATACCCCGTAAACCGTTTAAGTCAGGTTCTCGGGGTTTCTGCTGTTACTATTCGGGGTGATTTGAGGGACCTTGATGCAAAGGGTCTGGTCGTGCGTTCCCATGGCAGCGTAGTAGCAGCCTCTTGTCCCCAGTCTTCCCGTCGCGACAGCTCAAACACCCAGGAAAAAGAACTCATTGCAAAGGCAGCCGCCTCTTTGGTCCATGACGGCGACTGCATCATGGTTACCAACGGGTCGACCTGCTCCCTTATTGCCCGATATCTTTTTGGGCGCAAGAATGTAAAAATAGTTACCAATTCAACGTTGTTGCTTCCCTATGGCCGTGCAAATACCGGTTTGGATATTACCATTGTCGGCGGAGAGTACCGGCCCCAGGCAGAAGCTTTGGTAGGTCCTGCAGCCATAGCCCAGATCGAAGCCTACCATGTATCGATTACTTTTTTCGGTACTGACGGGATTACCCTTGAGCATGGTTTGACAACAGCACTCATTGAGAATGCACAGGTAGTACAGAGAATGTGCTCACAAGCCACACGACGCGTGCTCTGTGTCGATTCCTCAAAGGTTGGTAACAGGGGTTTTGTAAGAATAATGCCGGTGACCGAGATAGATACCATTGTTACGGACAGCGGTTTTCCAAAAGACCTCGCTTCTCAGCTCGAGGAGCTCGGGGTAGAAGTCATCCTAGCGCAATAG
- the lpdA gene encoding dihydrolipoyl dehydrogenase — protein MAQYDLIVVGSGPGGYVAAERAGSLGKKVLLIERDLIGGVCTNWGCIPTKSLLNTAKHYHHAKDSTSLGVHAQEVTYSIEEAMAWKDETVKTLRSGIEFLMKSNKVEVVIGEATFIDEHHVSVNDTVYEGAYLILATGSSPFVPPIPGSKLSHVVTSNEILSVSEIPSSLVIIGGGVIGVEFASYFSMIGTKVTVVEMMDEILPMMDGEFAKLMRREMKGVDFHLGCKVGEITEKEVRYTDAKGNAKAVEASLVLMSVGRRPNTAGFENLKIEIDRKGIVVDDRMQTNIPNIYAIGDVNGRSLLAHSASRMAEVAVSNMFGTTKQRMRYNAIPWAVYGYPEAAGCGLTEGEAARQGKKVKCATVQMRSNGRFLAEMGKRAGGLVKVVSDAQTGCILGIHILGPYSSEIICFASEAVEGEMRIKDVKEIVFPHPSVSELIKDACFAIDHTL, from the coding sequence ATGGCTCAGTATGATTTGATTGTTGTCGGGAGTGGTCCTGGAGGATATGTAGCAGCAGAACGTGCCGGTTCTCTCGGCAAGAAAGTTTTGCTGATTGAGAGAGACCTTATTGGCGGAGTATGTACCAATTGGGGGTGCATACCGACCAAGAGTCTGCTCAACACCGCAAAACATTATCACCATGCCAAGGACAGTACCTCCTTGGGTGTTCATGCCCAAGAGGTTACCTATTCAATTGAAGAGGCTATGGCGTGGAAGGACGAAACGGTAAAGACGCTTCGCAGCGGTATTGAGTTCCTGATGAAATCGAACAAAGTCGAGGTGGTTATCGGCGAGGCAACTTTTATTGATGAACACCATGTGTCGGTCAACGATACGGTATACGAGGGTGCTTATCTTATTCTTGCCACTGGTTCTTCTCCGTTTGTTCCCCCGATTCCAGGAAGCAAACTCAGCCATGTCGTTACCAGCAATGAAATCTTGAGTGTCTCTGAGATTCCCTCCTCTTTGGTAATCATTGGTGGCGGGGTCATCGGGGTTGAGTTTGCATCCTATTTCTCGATGATCGGCACGAAGGTCACCGTAGTTGAGATGATGGATGAAATCCTTCCTATGATGGATGGGGAATTTGCCAAGTTGATGAGAAGGGAAATGAAAGGTGTCGATTTTCACCTTGGTTGCAAGGTAGGTGAAATTACCGAGAAAGAAGTACGTTATACCGACGCCAAAGGCAACGCGAAGGCTGTCGAAGCCTCCCTTGTCCTTATGAGTGTAGGCAGACGCCCCAACACCGCAGGTTTTGAAAACCTGAAAATCGAGATCGACCGTAAGGGTATTGTGGTAGACGACCGGATGCAGACAAATATTCCCAACATTTACGCGATCGGGGATGTCAACGGACGTTCACTCCTTGCCCATAGTGCCTCAAGGATGGCAGAGGTTGCTGTTTCCAATATGTTTGGAACCACTAAACAGAGGATGCGCTATAACGCAATTCCCTGGGCTGTCTATGGGTACCCGGAAGCTGCCGGCTGCGGGCTTACCGAGGGTGAGGCTGCACGGCAGGGCAAAAAGGTCAAATGTGCAACGGTACAGATGCGTTCCAATGGAAGGTTTCTGGCAGAAATGGGAAAACGAGCCGGGGGCTTGGTAAAGGTTGTCTCCGATGCCCAGACTGGTTGCATCCTTGGCATCCATATACTTGGTCCCTATAGCAGTGAGATTATCTGCTTTGCCTCTGAGGCCGTTGAAGGGGAGATGAGAATCAAAGATGTCAAAGAAATTGTCTTCCCCCATCCCAGCGTATCCGAACTTATCAAGGATGCCTGCTTCGCTATCGACCATACCCTATAA
- a CDS encoding sugar ABC transporter ATP-binding protein yields MQQALLEVYNLTKIFPGIRALDDVHLTVRSGEVHALIGENGAGKSTLVKILTGVYTPTAGKLVFDGKEIAFKNAIEAQEAGIVAIHQEASMFPELSVTENIYMGHHLRNPKNHKLDWKAMTENTRQLLAQMQLDIDPDTLVKNLSVAKRHMVEISKALSLDAKLVIMDEPTSALTEREVEDLFRIVRDLKKKGKAILFISHKFEEIFEICDYFTVLRDGQYIKEGLVKDSNEDEIINMMIGRSIDQMYPQHNPNIGEVVLKVSNLSQLGAFKNISFELHRGEILGFFGLVGAGRTEVVRTIFGIDGAMGGTMEIDGKPYAPRSPRDAMHYGLALVPEDRQKQGLVLKMSLTQNISLPVLDTLSWRKLITRKKCEKTYVLEHGNQMEIKSAGYHVDADTLSGGNQQKVVLAKWIGTDPKILILDEPTKGIDVATKAAVHEFVCEMASRGVAVILISSELPEVIGMADRILVMHEGCQTAILANKEITAENVMRCAIGNVQTEGSNA; encoded by the coding sequence ATGCAACAGGCATTGCTTGAGGTTTATAACCTTACTAAGATTTTCCCTGGAATCAGGGCCTTGGACGACGTTCACCTTACCGTACGCAGCGGTGAAGTACATGCCCTTATCGGAGAAAACGGGGCAGGGAAATCTACCCTGGTAAAGATTTTAACCGGAGTGTATACCCCTACGGCCGGAAAACTTGTGTTCGATGGCAAGGAAATTGCTTTCAAAAATGCAATAGAAGCTCAGGAAGCCGGTATCGTAGCAATCCATCAGGAAGCCTCGATGTTCCCGGAGCTCAGTGTTACCGAAAATATTTACATGGGTCACCATCTGAGAAATCCCAAAAACCATAAGCTCGACTGGAAGGCAATGACGGAGAATACACGACAGTTGCTTGCGCAGATGCAATTGGACATAGATCCCGATACTCTGGTGAAAAACCTTAGTGTTGCGAAACGGCATATGGTTGAGATTTCCAAGGCACTTTCACTCGACGCAAAACTGGTAATCATGGATGAACCCACTTCAGCGCTGACAGAGCGTGAGGTTGAGGATTTGTTCAGGATTGTCAGGGATTTGAAAAAGAAGGGTAAAGCGATTCTTTTCATTTCCCATAAATTTGAAGAGATTTTCGAAATCTGTGATTATTTCACGGTTTTACGAGATGGACAATATATCAAGGAAGGTCTCGTTAAAGACAGTAACGAAGACGAAATCATCAACATGATGATTGGTCGCAGCATTGACCAGATGTATCCGCAACATAATCCAAATATCGGGGAAGTGGTACTGAAAGTCTCGAACCTTTCCCAGTTGGGAGCGTTTAAAAATATTAGCTTTGAGTTGCACCGTGGGGAGATCCTTGGCTTTTTTGGCCTGGTAGGGGCTGGCCGCACGGAAGTGGTACGTACGATTTTCGGTATCGACGGGGCAATGGGGGGCACGATGGAAATCGATGGGAAACCCTATGCTCCGCGCAGTCCCCGCGACGCGATGCATTATGGCTTGGCCCTTGTCCCTGAAGACCGTCAGAAGCAGGGACTGGTATTGAAAATGTCCCTTACCCAGAATATATCGCTTCCTGTACTTGATACACTCAGCTGGCGAAAACTGATTACCCGCAAAAAATGTGAAAAAACCTATGTTTTGGAACATGGGAACCAGATGGAGATCAAATCAGCAGGCTATCATGTCGATGCAGATACGCTTTCGGGCGGAAACCAGCAGAAAGTGGTGCTCGCAAAATGGATTGGTACCGATCCCAAAATCCTCATCCTTGATGAACCGACGAAAGGTATCGATGTCGCAACCAAAGCAGCAGTCCATGAATTCGTCTGTGAGATGGCCAGTCGGGGAGTTGCTGTTATTTTGATTTCCTCAGAATTGCCTGAGGTTATAGGTATGGCTGACCGTATACTCGTTATGCATGAAGGTTGCCAGACGGCAATTCTCGCCAATAAAGAAATTACGGCAGAGAACGTTATGCGTTGTGCTATAGGAAATGTCCAAACGGAGGGGTCAAATGCCTAA
- a CDS encoding dihydrolipoamide acetyltransferase family protein — translation MAQQIVMPKQGNSVESCILVEWKKKVGEEISIGDILCSAETDKSTIDVESTAEGTVLTLLFAEGDEIPVMVPIAVVGEKGEQVDAALLEAAPSITDENKESVASVSLPAEPQPTIQQAATVSFIGAKISPRAKKLAAEQGIPVQALQPTGPKNRIIERDVRNAMGQPLSPAAKDAALAGNILPPLVGSGIGGRVLSSDLNFTKADVPASVATTAVPQETTNAPFPGPITTIPVKGIRKVTAKRMMESMHGTCQLTLNAFADARAMKKLRSAFKASSEDLNLNGITLNDLVLFALSRTLPQFPAFNAHFMGDSILRFEQVHIGMATDTPRGLLVPVIRNADKLTLSGISDEAKRLALKCKDGSATTDDLTGSTITVSNVGSFGIESFTPVLNKPEVAILGVGCISLKAVEGKSGEVEFIPHIGLSLTMDHQAVDGADAARFLKKLMDNIASIDILLAK, via the coding sequence ATGGCGCAGCAGATAGTAATGCCAAAGCAAGGAAACTCTGTGGAGTCCTGCATTTTGGTTGAATGGAAAAAGAAAGTAGGGGAAGAGATATCCATCGGGGATATCCTTTGTTCTGCAGAAACTGATAAATCGACCATTGATGTAGAATCTACGGCTGAAGGTACCGTCCTTACCTTGCTGTTTGCAGAAGGTGACGAGATTCCTGTCATGGTTCCCATTGCCGTTGTGGGTGAAAAGGGGGAGCAGGTCGATGCCGCTCTGCTTGAGGCTGCACCATCGATTACAGATGAAAATAAAGAGAGTGTGGCCTCTGTTTCCCTCCCTGCAGAGCCCCAGCCGACCATCCAGCAGGCCGCTACCGTTTCCTTTATCGGGGCAAAGATAAGTCCAAGGGCAAAAAAACTTGCAGCTGAGCAAGGAATTCCTGTACAAGCCTTACAGCCTACAGGGCCAAAGAACCGGATAATCGAACGCGATGTACGCAATGCGATGGGACAGCCGCTCAGTCCTGCGGCAAAGGATGCTGCCCTTGCGGGGAATATCCTTCCTCCGTTGGTGGGAAGCGGTATAGGCGGAAGGGTTCTTTCTTCTGACCTCAATTTTACGAAAGCGGATGTACCAGCCTCAGTTGCCACAACCGCTGTTCCCCAGGAAACGACAAATGCTCCTTTCCCCGGTCCAATAACCACTATTCCGGTCAAAGGAATCAGGAAGGTTACGGCGAAACGGATGATGGAGTCTATGCACGGTACCTGCCAGTTGACCCTCAATGCCTTTGCCGATGCCAGGGCGATGAAGAAACTTCGTTCCGCTTTCAAGGCAAGCAGCGAGGATCTCAATCTGAACGGAATTACCCTCAATGACCTGGTACTCTTTGCCCTTTCGCGGACCCTTCCCCAATTCCCTGCTTTCAATGCACATTTTATGGGAGATTCGATTCTACGGTTCGAGCAAGTACATATCGGTATGGCAACCGATACCCCCCGGGGTCTTTTGGTTCCCGTTATCCGTAATGCCGATAAACTGACACTCAGCGGGATCTCAGACGAAGCAAAGAGACTTGCCTTGAAATGCAAGGACGGTAGTGCAACAACTGACGATCTTACGGGAAGTACCATTACCGTAAGCAATGTAGGTTCTTTTGGCATCGAATCCTTCACCCCGGTACTCAACAAACCTGAGGTAGCAATATTGGGGGTCGGGTGCATTTCGCTCAAAGCAGTGGAAGGAAAAAGCGGTGAGGTGGAATTCATCCCCCATATCGGGCTTTCCCTGACGATGGACCACCAGGCCGTCGACGGGGCCGATGCTGCACGGTTCTTGAAGAAACTGATGGATAATATTGCCTCGATAGACATCTTGTTGGCAAAGTAG
- a CDS encoding ABC transporter permease — protein sequence MPNRSFQSVMKQAFARREATLIVLLVLLLVPITIRSPHFLSVKNISTILNDMAILVIVSIGEFYVILSNGIDLSVGSVIAFAGMACGMLNESHPEIPAPLLLLVGMGIGAILGLVNGVLVAYGKIPPIITTLGTVSIYRGMTFLLSKGTWVTAHEMSKSYIALPRNTFLGISVLLWIAFAVIALFYYFSRYTRTGREVYAIGGNANAAKFVGVSESRIRLVVFLVSGTLSGLAGALWTARYASAVNEMATGFEMQAVAACVLGGVNFAGGAGGIIGVAMGTLFLGVVTNALPVIYLSVFWQTFVQGFIVLIALALNTMSDQRKTRKLLAQRRG from the coding sequence ATGCCTAATAGAAGTTTTCAATCAGTTATGAAACAGGCGTTTGCAAGAAGGGAAGCTACCCTGATTGTTCTCTTGGTATTGTTGCTGGTTCCCATCACGATTCGCTCGCCGCATTTTCTATCAGTGAAAAACATCAGTACGATTCTCAATGATATGGCAATTTTGGTAATTGTCTCGATCGGTGAGTTTTATGTAATCCTGTCCAATGGCATTGACCTGTCCGTAGGGTCAGTCATTGCCTTTGCCGGGATGGCCTGTGGCATGCTCAATGAATCGCATCCCGAAATCCCTGCGCCGCTGCTTCTGCTTGTAGGTATGGGAATAGGTGCCATCCTTGGTCTTGTCAATGGGGTTCTTGTTGCCTATGGGAAGATTCCCCCGATAATTACAACGCTGGGAACGGTAAGTATTTACCGTGGGATGACCTTTCTTTTGAGTAAGGGGACATGGGTTACTGCCCATGAAATGTCGAAGTCCTATATTGCTCTTCCCCGCAATACGTTTCTTGGGATATCGGTTTTGCTCTGGATTGCTTTTGCGGTCATAGCCCTTTTCTATTATTTCAGCCGCTATACCCGTACCGGCCGCGAAGTCTATGCAATTGGGGGAAACGCAAACGCTGCAAAGTTTGTCGGAGTAAGTGAAAGCCGCATCCGGTTGGTTGTGTTCTTGGTCAGCGGTACCCTCAGTGGGCTTGCCGGGGCTCTCTGGACTGCCCGCTATGCTTCTGCCGTCAACGAGATGGCAACCGGTTTTGAAATGCAGGCAGTAGCTGCCTGTGTTCTTGGCGGTGTCAATTTCGCAGGTGGAGCTGGTGGAATCATCGGTGTAGCTATGGGAACTTTGTTTCTGGGGGTTGTTACCAATGCCCTTCCGGTCATCTATCTATCAGTGTTCTGGCAGACGTTTGTCCAAGGCTTTATTGTCTTGATTGCCCTTGCCTTGAATACGATGTCCGACCAAAGAAAAACCAGGAAACTGCTTGCGCAGAGAAGAGGGTAA
- the rhaM gene encoding L-rhamnose mutarotase produces the protein MDQRLAFVMHVKPGFEEEYQRRHAAIWPELKKLLSNSGVFDYSIFLDRKTSLLFAFQQVKGDQGSQNLGSDPIVQKWWAYMADIMETNPDNSPVTTNLEEVFHMD, from the coding sequence ATGGACCAAAGACTTGCGTTCGTAATGCACGTAAAACCGGGATTCGAGGAAGAATATCAAAGAAGGCATGCCGCTATCTGGCCTGAGTTGAAAAAATTGCTTTCAAATAGCGGTGTCTTCGACTACTCGATTTTTCTGGATAGAAAGACCTCTCTTCTCTTTGCCTTTCAACAGGTAAAGGGAGATCAGGGGTCCCAGAATCTGGGGTCTGATCCCATTGTCCAGAAATGGTGGGCCTATATGGCAGATATCATGGAGACAAATCCAGATAATTCCCCAGTTACTACGAACTTGGAAGAAGTTTTCCACATGGATTGA
- a CDS encoding alpha-ketoacid dehydrogenase subunit alpha/beta, which produces MSKTISFDPATLREKQMVSTPSIPVNQYQGDIKKELKLYGKDRLVRVYYDMLLIRKFETMLDTIKKEGVYQGIQYNHKGPAHLSAGQESAAVGQAMVLNPEDQIFGSHRSHGEILAKCLSAIWKMEDGDLVSVMENFMGGETYKVVEKHFTGNSVRDLAENFVLYGALAEIYAKKTGFSCGLGGSMHTFFEPFGSMPNNAIVGGSCTIAVGAALYKKINRKKGIVIANIGDGSLARGPVWEGLVLSSMDQYKTLWEENKGNPPFMLNCFDNFYAMGGQPVGETMGFGLAARVACGINAESMHTERVDGFNPLAVADATGRKKALLEKGEGPAFLDTITYRFSGHSPSDAMTYRSKEELEAFKAQDPIDSYAMYLLDNKLVTKADLEGFDSVLEEKMRKTLAITVDPVLSPMVGPSFVESVMFSNQSVEKLDDREPELLQKLEDNPRVQQIAKRNRYAYDESGKPFPSARLYQYRDAIFEAMVHRFVIDPTMIAYGEDHRDWGGAFACYRGLTELLPPSRFFNSPIAESSIVGSGVGYALSGGRAVVELMYCDFLGCAGDEVFNQMPKWQAMSAGVLKMPLVLRVSVGNKYGAQHSQEWTSMVASVPGLKAMYPSTPYDAKGMLNYALRGTDPVVFFESQKLYGIGEQFVKEGVPQGYYEIPEGEPCIKREGDDVTLISLGPSLYTAIAAADRLEKDFGMKAEVIDLRWINPLKYELLVASVVKTGRVVLVTDSAERGSYLHTVASNLNRLAFEYLDAPPVVVGSKNWITPPAEMEEYYFAQADSVLDAIHEQIIPLKGYVPVHAYTDGEFFRTSREGV; this is translated from the coding sequence ATGTCCAAAACGATTTCTTTCGACCCGGCAACATTGCGTGAAAAACAAATGGTTTCCACCCCCTCGATACCTGTTAACCAGTATCAGGGAGATATCAAAAAAGAATTGAAGCTGTATGGCAAGGACCGCTTGGTCCGTGTCTATTACGATATGCTCTTGATCAGGAAATTCGAAACCATGCTCGATACCATCAAGAAAGAGGGTGTCTACCAGGGAATCCAGTACAACCATAAGGGGCCGGCCCACCTCTCAGCCGGCCAAGAATCGGCAGCGGTAGGGCAGGCTATGGTTCTGAATCCGGAAGACCAGATTTTCGGTTCGCATCGCAGCCATGGTGAAATCCTGGCAAAATGCCTCTCGGCCATCTGGAAGATGGAAGATGGTGACCTGGTTTCCGTCATGGAAAATTTCATGGGTGGTGAAACCTACAAGGTTGTCGAGAAACATTTTACCGGCAATTCTGTAAGGGATCTCGCAGAGAATTTCGTACTCTACGGTGCCCTTGCCGAAATCTATGCAAAGAAAACAGGGTTCTCCTGTGGCCTTGGCGGTTCCATGCATACCTTTTTCGAGCCGTTCGGGAGTATGCCGAACAATGCAATCGTCGGCGGTTCGTGTACCATTGCCGTAGGTGCTGCGCTCTATAAGAAAATCAACAGGAAAAAAGGTATCGTAATTGCCAACATCGGCGACGGGTCCCTTGCCCGCGGCCCTGTATGGGAAGGTTTGGTGCTTTCCTCCATGGACCAGTACAAGACACTGTGGGAAGAGAACAAGGGCAACCCCCCGTTCATGCTCAATTGCTTTGATAATTTCTATGCGATGGGTGGCCAGCCCGTTGGGGAAACCATGGGCTTCGGCCTTGCGGCCCGCGTTGCCTGCGGTATCAATGCCGAATCGATGCATACCGAACGGGTGGATGGTTTCAACCCGTTGGCTGTTGCCGATGCAACGGGCAGGAAGAAAGCTTTGCTTGAAAAGGGTGAAGGCCCTGCCTTTTTGGATACCATTACCTATCGTTTCAGCGGACACAGTCCTTCCGATGCCATGACCTATCGCAGTAAGGAAGAACTTGAGGCTTTCAAGGCCCAGGACCCGATCGATTCCTATGCAATGTACCTGCTCGATAATAAACTGGTTACCAAAGCAGATCTTGAGGGTTTTGACTCAGTTCTTGAAGAGAAGATGCGAAAGACCCTGGCTATTACCGTAGACCCTGTTCTCAGCCCGATGGTAGGCCCCTCCTTCGTAGAATCAGTCATGTTTTCAAACCAGAGCGTCGAGAAGCTTGACGACAGGGAACCGGAGCTTTTGCAGAAACTTGAGGATAATCCCCGTGTCCAGCAGATTGCCAAGCGTAACCGTTATGCCTATGACGAGAGCGGGAAACCTTTCCCCTCTGCCCGTCTGTATCAGTATCGTGACGCGATATTCGAGGCAATGGTCCATCGGTTTGTCATTGATCCGACCATGATTGCCTACGGAGAGGATCATCGTGACTGGGGTGGGGCATTTGCCTGTTACCGTGGTCTTACCGAATTGCTTCCTCCCTCAAGGTTTTTCAATTCACCGATAGCCGAATCGTCCATCGTCGGAAGCGGGGTAGGCTATGCACTCAGCGGTGGGCGTGCAGTTGTCGAATTGATGTATTGTGATTTCCTTGGTTGTGCAGGTGATGAGGTTTTCAACCAGATGCCCAAGTGGCAGGCCATGAGTGCAGGGGTATTGAAGATGCCGTTGGTCCTCAGGGTGTCGGTTGGAAACAAATACGGTGCCCAGCATTCCCAGGAATGGACAAGTATGGTAGCCTCGGTCCCCGGACTCAAGGCAATGTATCCCTCCACTCCGTATGACGCGAAGGGTATGCTCAACTATGCACTGCGCGGTACCGACCCAGTCGTATTCTTCGAGAGCCAGAAACTCTATGGAATCGGGGAGCAGTTTGTCAAGGAAGGAGTCCCGCAAGGGTATTACGAAATACCGGAAGGAGAACCGTGTATCAAGAGGGAAGGCGATGATGTTACCCTCATTTCCCTCGGACCTTCTCTGTACACTGCAATTGCAGCAGCCGACCGGCTTGAGAAAGATTTTGGCATGAAGGCTGAGGTAATTGACCTGAGATGGATCAACCCACTCAAATATGAGTTGCTGGTTGCCTCCGTTGTAAAGACCGGAAGGGTGGTCTTGGTAACCGATAGCGCCGAACGGGGAAGTTATCTCCATACCGTCGCCTCTAACCTGAATCGCCTTGCCTTCGAATATCTCGATGCCCCGCCGGTTGTCGTCGGCAGTAAAAACTGGATTACCCCGCCTGCCGAGATGGAGGAATATTACTTCGCCCAAGCTGATTCTGTTCTCGATGCCATTCATGAGCAAATCATTCCTCTCAAAGGATATGTTCCTGTACATGCCTATACTGACGGTGAATTTTTCCGAACAAGCCGAGAGGGTGTATAA
- a CDS encoding ABC transporter permease → MSEGKQLVAKGRLIQEMSLKNRLIELITKWEVILCILLVVVVVFFSNMTPYFWDWFNLMNATFQFSEKAILALPMIFIIMCGDIDISIASIVALSGFVVGTAAEKGVGIPSLLLLSLLVGTVAGLINGLLITGLEMPAIAVTLATQSIYRGIPTGVLGEHACTQYPQGFGFFGQEFIPGTVIPFELVLYLFIAAIFAFVLHKTTYGRRLYAIGNSAETAKFSGINVKRMRIINFTLTGFFCGLGGFLLASRILSVRSNIATGWDMEIITLVVLGGVSITGGRGTVIGVILGSLLVGYLKFGMGLLKFSGTVMTIVVGSLLIIAVLLPRLLDLYKANRKLRMQQRS, encoded by the coding sequence ATGAGTGAAGGTAAACAACTTGTAGCAAAAGGACGTTTGATCCAGGAAATGTCCCTCAAAAACCGCTTGATTGAACTGATAACGAAGTGGGAAGTAATCTTGTGCATTCTTCTCGTGGTGGTGGTCGTTTTCTTTTCAAATATGACCCCCTATTTCTGGGATTGGTTCAATTTGATGAACGCTACGTTCCAATTCTCTGAGAAGGCAATCCTGGCATTGCCCATGATATTCATCATAATGTGCGGCGATATCGATATCTCCATTGCTTCCATTGTTGCCCTCAGTGGCTTTGTAGTCGGTACTGCTGCGGAAAAAGGTGTGGGAATTCCATCCTTGCTCCTGCTTTCCCTTCTTGTCGGGACTGTTGCAGGACTGATAAACGGCTTGCTTATTACCGGGCTGGAAATGCCAGCCATCGCAGTGACCCTTGCAACCCAGAGTATCTACAGAGGCATACCTACCGGGGTTTTGGGCGAACATGCCTGTACCCAATATCCCCAGGGCTTTGGTTTTTTCGGTCAGGAATTCATTCCAGGTACTGTCATTCCCTTTGAACTTGTCCTCTATCTGTTTATTGCCGCAATTTTTGCCTTTGTTCTCCATAAGACAACCTATGGACGCAGACTGTATGCTATCGGAAACAGTGCGGAGACAGCCAAATTTTCGGGAATCAATGTAAAACGAATGAGGATTATCAACTTTACCCTGACAGGTTTTTTCTGTGGTCTCGGAGGTTTCCTGCTTGCATCGCGTATCCTTTCGGTCAGATCAAATATTGCAACGGGGTGGGATATGGAAATCATTACCCTTGTTGTCCTTGGCGGGGTTTCGATAACCGGGGGAAGAGGGACTGTCATTGGGGTAATACTCGGTTCTCTTTTAGTCGGTTATCTTAAATTTGGCATGGGCTTATTGAAATTCTCAGGCACCGTGATGACCATCGTCGTAGGATCGTTGCTGATAATCGCTGTATTGCTTCCCAGGCTTTTGGATTTGTATAAGGCCAACAGGAAACTGAGGATGCAGCAGCGCTCATAG